The following coding sequences lie in one Gouania willdenowi unplaced genomic scaffold, fGouWil2.1 scaffold_191_arrow_ctg1, whole genome shotgun sequence genomic window:
- the LOC114458826 gene encoding uncharacterized protein LOC114458826: protein MAHPKLRVIVEDNDYRRLDLPSGMPETLTELHNTIREAFGVEHDFNIQFMDPDFNNDFMNLTTVQDLQDRGTIKLVYMQNVVGVSPVSSLRSTPSTSLSSETLVSSQSSPCASSIHASSTDSDSTIILKHSDSELRERAWPRNFPIPRFSYNVEMQLQQGNESFRDTGNQLKIAPGLKSEILEKLAEEIFLYTAYPQNYQIDDVAGALIKKFPCLKEQSATGYYSWMISLKYKMANYRTKMRIIGCPEVTVNALKNKSSDECLPAKNVKKPKKAEVNFFPSHPAGETDESLEKVRLELLVDIRQRNTASRVREKMSKTFSYRRKEVVQEKPTAGEVKTRWPALFHISEKKGAQVGQKLAQHLEVLQEETSDINLRREAVLKGLCIYLGEDDAHLIKEYMDIEGDDILKDIKKSPMGIYVINKEGGRPRHFDDIGIHVEGEILLDNIGSEAQACAMMLGVIYALNMTYPKELRYYYEFIQKVLMQMERGKLSPRVLGLRNKMIAGGL from the exons ATGGCACATCCAAAATTGAGAGTCATTGTAGAGGACAATGACTACAGAAGACTTGATCTCCCTTCAGGAATGCCAGAAACTTTGACAGAGTTACACAACACAATCCGCGAAGCATTTGGAGTTGAACATGATTTTAACATTCAGTTTATGGATCCTGACTTCAACAACGATTTTATGAACCTTACCACAGTACAAGACCTTCAGGACAGGGGGACTATCAAGCTGGTGTACATGCAAAATGTTGTGGGTGTGAGTCCAGTTTCTTCACTGAGGAGTACCCCCAGCACTTCTTTGTCATCTGAAACACTAGTAAGCAGCCAAAGCTCTCCTTGTGCGTCCTCAATCCATGCATCATCAACAGACTCTGACAGCACCATCATCCTGAAACATTCAGACAGTGAACTAAGAGAACGTGCATGGCCACGGAACTTCCCTATTCCTCGCTTTTCTTACAATGTTGAAATGCAACTTCAGCAGGGAAATGAGAGCTTCAGAGACACTGGAAATCAACTGAAGATTGCTCCTGGACTTAAGTCTGAAATCTTAGAGAAACTAGCAGAGGAGATCTTCCTGTATACAGCATATCCACAAAACTATCAAATCGATGATGTAGCAGGGGCACTCATCAAGAAATTTCCTTGTCTGAAGGAACAGTCAGCAACTGGTTACTATTCATGGATGATTAGCTTAAAGTATAAAATGGCCAATTACAGGACAAAGATGAGAATAATTGGCTGCCCCGAAGTGACTGTAAATGccttaaaaaacaaatccaGTGATGAATGCCTTCCagcaaaaaatgtaaagaagCCTAAAAAGGCTGAAGTCAACTTCTTTCCTTCACACCCTGCTGGCGAAACAGATGAAAGCCTTGAAAAGGTTCGACTAGAGCTGCTGGTTGATATCAGACAACGAAACACTGCATCACGTGTCAGAGAGAAGATGTCAAAAACTTTCTCCTACAGAAGAAAAGAAGTGGTGCAGGAAAAGCCAACTGCTGGAGAGGTCAAAACCAGGTGGCCTGCTCTTTTCCACATCAGTGAG aaaaagggaGCTCAGGTTGGCCAGAAACTTGCCCAACATCTGGAAGTCTTGCAAGAG GAGACAAGTGACATCAATCTGAGAAGAGAAGCAGTCCTCAAGGGACTTTGCATATACCTTGGAGAAGATGATGCTCATCTGATAAAGGAGTATATG GACATCGAAGGAGATGACATCCTGAAAGACATAAAGAAATCTCCTATGGGCATTTATGTCATCAACAAGGAGGGAGGACGGCCGAGACATTTTGATGACATTGGCATTCATGTTGAGGGAGAAATTCTTCTAGACAACATTGGATCTGAAGCTCAAGCCTGCGCAATGATGCTTGGAGTCATTTATGCTCTAAACATGACTTACCCAAAAGAGCTAAGATACTACTACGAGTTCATCCAGAAGGTACTGATGCAGATGGAAAGGGGAAAGCTGTCACCCAGAGTTCTTGGACTACGGAACAAAATGATTGCTGGAGGACTGTAG